From a single Streptomyces rubradiris genomic region:
- a CDS encoding polyribonucleotide nucleotidyltransferase — protein MENETHYAEAVIDNGPFGTRTIRFETGRLAKQAAGSAVAYLDDDTMVLSATTASKNPKDQLDFFPLTVDVEERMYAAGKIPGSFFRREGRPSEDAILTCRLIDRPLRPSFKKGLRNEIQVVATIMALNPDHLYDVVAINAASASTQLAGLPFSGPIGGVRVALISGQWVAFPTHTELEDAVFDMVVAGRVLEDGDVAIMMVEAEATEKTIKLVEGGAEAPTEEVVAAGLEAAKPFIKVLCRAQADLAAKAAKPTAEFPIFLDYQDDVFEALTAAVRPELAQALTIAGKQEREAELDRVKALAAEKLLPEFEGREKEISAAYRSLTKQLVRERVIKEKKRIDGRGVTDIRTLAAEVEAIPRVHGSALFERGETQILGVTTLNMLRMEQQLDTLSPVTRKRYMHNYNFPPYSTGETGRVGSPKRREIGHGALAERALVPVLPTREEFPYAIRQVSEALGSNGSTSMGSVCASTMSLLNAGVPLKAPVAGIAMGLISQEIDGETHYVTLTDILGAEDAFGDMDFKVAGTKEFVTALQLDTKLDGIPASVLAAALKQARDARLHILDVMMEAIDRPDEMSPHAPRIITVKIPVDKIGEVIGPKGKMINQIQEDTGAEITIEDDGTIYIGAADGPSAEAARATINGIANPTMPEVGERYLGTVVKTTTFGAFVSLLPGKDGLLHISQIRKLAGGKRVENVEDVLGVGQKVQVEIAEIDSRGKLSLIPVIEGEEGDENAKDDAEQ, from the coding sequence GTGGAGAACGAGACCCACTACGCCGAAGCCGTCATCGACAACGGCCCCTTCGGCACCCGCACCATCCGCTTCGAGACGGGCCGCCTGGCCAAGCAGGCGGCCGGCTCCGCCGTGGCGTACCTGGACGACGACACCATGGTGCTGTCGGCCACCACCGCCTCCAAGAACCCCAAGGACCAGCTCGACTTCTTCCCGCTCACGGTGGACGTCGAGGAGCGGATGTACGCCGCCGGCAAGATCCCCGGCAGCTTCTTCCGCCGTGAGGGCCGGCCCTCCGAGGACGCCATCCTCACCTGCCGCCTCATCGACCGTCCGCTGCGCCCGTCCTTCAAGAAGGGCCTGCGCAACGAGATCCAGGTCGTCGCCACGATCATGGCCCTCAACCCCGACCACCTGTACGACGTCGTGGCGATCAACGCCGCGTCCGCGTCCACGCAGCTGGCCGGCCTGCCCTTCTCCGGCCCGATCGGCGGCGTCCGCGTCGCGCTGATCAGCGGCCAGTGGGTCGCCTTCCCGACCCACACCGAGCTGGAGGACGCCGTCTTCGACATGGTCGTCGCCGGCCGTGTCCTGGAGGACGGCGACGTCGCGATCATGATGGTCGAGGCCGAGGCCACCGAGAAGACCATCAAGCTGGTCGAGGGCGGCGCCGAGGCGCCGACCGAGGAGGTCGTCGCCGCCGGTCTGGAGGCCGCCAAGCCCTTCATCAAGGTGCTGTGCCGCGCCCAGGCCGACCTCGCCGCCAAGGCCGCCAAGCCGACCGCCGAGTTCCCGATCTTCCTGGACTACCAGGACGACGTGTTCGAGGCCCTGACCGCGGCCGTCCGCCCCGAGCTGGCCCAGGCGCTCACCATCGCCGGCAAGCAGGAGCGCGAGGCCGAGCTGGACCGCGTCAAGGCGCTCGCCGCCGAGAAGCTCCTGCCGGAGTTCGAGGGCCGCGAGAAGGAGATCTCCGCCGCGTACCGCTCGCTCACCAAGCAGCTGGTCCGCGAGCGCGTGATCAAGGAGAAGAAGCGCATCGACGGCCGCGGTGTCACCGACATCCGCACCCTGGCCGCCGAGGTCGAGGCCATCCCGCGGGTGCACGGCTCGGCGCTGTTCGAGCGTGGCGAGACCCAGATCCTGGGCGTCACCACCCTCAACATGCTCCGCATGGAGCAGCAGCTGGACACCCTCTCCCCGGTGACCCGCAAGCGCTACATGCACAACTACAACTTCCCGCCGTACTCCACCGGCGAGACCGGCCGCGTCGGCTCCCCGAAGCGCCGCGAGATCGGCCACGGCGCCCTCGCCGAGCGCGCCCTCGTGCCGGTGCTGCCCACCCGCGAGGAGTTCCCCTACGCGATCCGCCAGGTGTCCGAGGCCCTCGGCTCCAACGGTTCGACGTCCATGGGCTCGGTCTGCGCCTCCACCATGTCGCTGCTGAACGCCGGTGTGCCGCTCAAGGCCCCGGTCGCCGGCATCGCCATGGGTCTGATCTCCCAGGAGATCGACGGCGAGACGCACTACGTCACCCTCACCGACATCCTCGGTGCGGAGGACGCCTTCGGCGACATGGACTTCAAGGTCGCCGGCACCAAGGAGTTCGTCACCGCCCTCCAGCTCGACACCAAGCTGGACGGCATCCCGGCCTCCGTCCTGGCCGCGGCCCTCAAGCAGGCCCGCGACGCCCGCCTGCACATCCTCGACGTGATGATGGAGGCCATCGACCGGCCCGACGAGATGAGCCCGCACGCCCCGCGGATCATCACCGTCAAGATCCCGGTCGACAAGATCGGCGAGGTCATCGGCCCCAAGGGCAAGATGATCAACCAGATCCAGGAGGACACGGGCGCCGAGATCACCATCGAGGACGACGGCACGATCTACATCGGTGCCGCCGACGGTCCCTCGGCGGAGGCCGCCCGCGCCACGATCAACGGCATCGCCAACCCGACGATGCCCGAGGTCGGCGAGCGGTACCTGGGCACGGTCGTCAAGACCACCACCTTCGGCGCGTTCGTCTCCCTGCTGCCCGGCAAGGACGGTCTGCTGCACATCTCGCAGATCCGCAAGCTCGCCGGCGGCAAGCGCGTGGAGAACGTCGAGGACGTCCTCGGCGTGGGCCAGAAGGTCCAGGTCGAGATCGCCGAGATCGACTCCCGCGGCAAGCTCTCCCTCATCCCCGTGATCGAGGGCGAGGAAGGCGACGAGAACGCGAAGGACGACGCCGAGCAGTGA
- the rpsO gene encoding 30S ribosomal protein S15: MSLDAATKKQIIAEFGTKEGDTGSPEVQVALLSRRISDLTEHLKTHKHDHHSRRGLLILVGQRRRLLQYLAKKDIQRFRTLVDRLGIRRGAAGAK; the protein is encoded by the coding sequence GTGTCGCTCGACGCCGCTACGAAGAAGCAGATCATCGCCGAGTTCGGTACCAAGGAGGGTGACACCGGCTCCCCCGAGGTCCAGGTCGCTCTGCTCTCCCGTCGGATCTCCGACCTGACGGAGCACCTCAAGACCCACAAGCACGACCACCACTCCCGCCGTGGCCTGCTGATCCTGGTCGGTCAGCGCCGCCGGCTGCTGCAGTACCTGGCGAAGAAGGACATCCAGCGCTTCCGTACGCTGGTCGACCGCCTCGGCATCCGCCGCGGTGCGGCGGGCGCCAAGTAG
- a CDS encoding DUF397 domain-containing protein, protein MAETEAEMKARKERERDELYALDISGVEWHCAPGTEEHEERVEIAYLPGGAVAMRSSLDPDTVLRYTEAEWTAFVLGARDGEFDLKPMAHNGGLDVQ, encoded by the coding sequence ATGGCGGAAACGGAAGCGGAGATGAAGGCGCGCAAGGAGCGCGAGCGGGACGAGCTGTACGCGCTCGACATCTCGGGCGTGGAGTGGCACTGCGCGCCGGGTACGGAGGAGCACGAGGAGCGGGTCGAGATCGCGTACCTGCCCGGTGGCGCGGTGGCGATGCGGTCCTCCCTCGACCCGGACACCGTGCTGCGCTACACGGAGGCGGAGTGGACCGCGTTCGTGCTGGGGGCGCGCGACGGGGAGTTCGATCTGAAGCCGATGGCGCACAACGGGGGCCTGGACGTGCAGTGA
- the eccD gene encoding type VII secretion integral membrane protein EccD codes for MTAAATGGPGTGAPSGSGTGLGFCRVTIVAPDSRIDVALPDDVPVADLYPEILRLSRQSPAAGAPVGYHLVRTDGTVLDSARSFAAQRILDGELLTLRPFAESLPPAVFDDVAEAVASSVTKQHKLWSGDLTRAAGLVGGGVLPALLAFVAWTADPRHDMHGLAGILAAVTGVLLVVLSAVRARVYDDRGSAVALGLGALPNIGVAGSGLLPLSAGEGIGRLQFLLACAAVLVAALVLALCSPHGDGPFVAFVFASAVALVAVFIATLTGWAPRETAALCAPVAVCALAFLPSMSMRFARLPIGFENPSGGTAPRPAYGNEPAAQEPVDTERIEAQARRGHELLVGMVGGCALLAIGATAVLGFSDDAWAQLLALATGVAMLMRAGMFRYTAQVAPVLAAGLTCLVLLGLGLALNPPQHVMRAALAGDRTDLDIRTIWLIAAIALATALVTALGLILPRGGPTPFWGRFLEICEGFVLLTLIPLALAVFDVYAKARAMTS; via the coding sequence ATGACGGCCGCCGCCACCGGCGGACCCGGGACGGGAGCCCCTTCCGGGTCCGGCACCGGACTCGGCTTCTGCCGGGTCACCATCGTCGCGCCGGACAGCCGTATCGACGTGGCCCTGCCCGACGACGTCCCGGTCGCCGACCTCTACCCGGAGATTCTCCGGCTGTCCCGGCAGAGCCCCGCGGCCGGCGCCCCGGTCGGCTACCACCTCGTCCGCACCGACGGCACCGTGCTGGACAGCGCCCGGTCCTTCGCCGCCCAGCGCATCCTCGACGGCGAACTGCTCACCCTGCGCCCGTTCGCCGAGTCCCTGCCGCCGGCCGTCTTCGACGACGTCGCCGAGGCCGTGGCCTCCTCCGTCACCAAGCAGCACAAGCTGTGGAGCGGCGACCTGACCCGGGCCGCCGGGCTCGTCGGCGGCGGCGTGCTGCCCGCACTGCTCGCGTTCGTCGCCTGGACCGCGGACCCGCGTCACGACATGCACGGCCTGGCCGGCATCCTCGCCGCCGTCACCGGCGTCCTGCTGGTCGTGCTCTCCGCCGTCCGCGCCCGCGTCTACGACGACCGCGGCTCGGCCGTCGCCCTCGGCCTCGGCGCGCTGCCCAACATCGGCGTCGCCGGCAGCGGACTGCTGCCGCTGAGCGCCGGCGAGGGCATCGGCAGACTCCAGTTCCTGCTGGCGTGCGCGGCCGTCCTCGTCGCCGCCCTCGTCCTCGCCCTGTGCTCACCCCACGGCGACGGCCCCTTCGTCGCCTTCGTGTTCGCCTCCGCGGTCGCCCTGGTCGCCGTCTTCATCGCGACCCTCACCGGCTGGGCCCCCCGCGAGACCGCGGCCCTGTGCGCCCCGGTCGCCGTCTGCGCTCTCGCCTTCCTGCCCAGCATGTCCATGCGGTTCGCCCGGCTGCCGATCGGCTTCGAGAACCCCAGCGGCGGCACCGCCCCCCGCCCCGCCTACGGCAACGAGCCCGCCGCCCAGGAGCCGGTGGACACCGAGCGCATCGAGGCGCAGGCGCGGCGCGGCCACGAACTCCTCGTCGGCATGGTCGGCGGCTGCGCGCTGCTCGCCATCGGCGCCACGGCCGTGCTCGGCTTCTCCGACGACGCCTGGGCCCAGCTGCTCGCCCTCGCCACCGGCGTCGCCATGCTCATGCGCGCCGGCATGTTCCGCTACACCGCCCAGGTCGCCCCCGTGCTCGCCGCCGGCCTCACCTGCCTGGTCCTGCTCGGCCTCGGCCTCGCCCTCAACCCGCCGCAGCACGTCATGCGCGCAGCGCTGGCCGGCGACCGCACCGACCTCGACATCCGCACCATCTGGCTGATCGCGGCCATCGCCCTGGCCACGGCCCTGGTGACGGCCCTCGGCCTCATCCTGCCGCGCGGCGGCCCGACCCCCTTCTGGGGCCGCTTCCTGGAGATCTGCGAGGGCTTCGTCCTGCTCACCCTGATCCCGCTCGCCCTGGCCGTCTTCGACGTGTACGCCAAGGCCCGCGCCATGACCAGCTGA